The window AGCTATCCTGACCGATGGAGGAAGTTGAAAAGCCTGCTGACTCGCAGGTACCGGCCCGCGCCTCAGCGCGTTAACCGACCGCTATGACGCCACGTTAAAAGCACCTCTCGGGTATGTCGAGCCCCTTCAAAACCCTGGCGCTCTAAGTACTCCAGGAGATGAAATTCGAGCATTTTGACATCCTCGAAGGTGTCAACATCGTACCAGAAGCCCAACAATTCCGACAAGAGACCCGCCTCGTTGGCGCGCTCCCAACTCTGCGTCAGCACCGACGCTGTGCTCCACGCGATATCTTCAAATATCACGCTCTCAGCATCGAGGCCCTCCGGTGCTCGCAGGGCCTCTACACCTACAAGGTAGTAGCCTCCATCAAACGACGGCCCCCAGACCACATCGTGTTGCAGCAACACCTCAAACGCCCGTTCGAGATGCTCTTCTGAGAGCGTCGGCGAATCCGTGCCGACAATCACAACGCGTCCCGCTCCCCGCGCTCGCGCACCCTCGATCGCCCGGCGCATCCGGGTGCCCAGGTCCCCCTCTCCCTGCTCCACCTTAATGATGTCGAGTCGATCGGTAGCCTGAAACATCGCGCCATCATCCGGCCCACTCCAGGCCAGCGTCGCACGACGCCCCGGCTCTCGCCCGGCCCAACCACCCACCAGTTCGAGAACGTCGTTCACAAACGCCCGGTATAGCGTGGCGCTCTCATCCGCACTGAGTTCGGGCTGCAACCTCGTCTTCACCCGCCCGGCCTCGGGTGCCTTCGCAAAGATCACGATCTCATCGTGTGCCATCTCAAGCATCCGAGCCCCCTCTATGCCCGGCCTCCGTGACCTCCAGGGCATATTGGGCAAAGAGCGTATAGAGGATCTTATAACTCGCCAGTGCCGTACCCTTGAGCGTCCCGGTGATCTTCGAGACCCCAACGCGTTTGCGATAACTCACCGGAACCTCCACCGCCCCTATCCCCTGACGAGCGGCCTTGATCTGCATCTCAACCGTCCAGCCAAAATCCTCATCGCGCATCCTCAGCCCCTGCAACGCCTCCCAGGTGATCGCACGAAAAGGCCCCAGATCCGAAAACCGGTAGCCATACATCAACTCCATCAACACGCACGCCAGCTTGTTGCCGACAACCGCCTGCACCAGCAGCGCCCCCTGCTCCTGCGCTCCCAGAGTTCGACTCCCGATCACAAGCTCGGCCTCCCCCTTCAAAATCGGTTCAACCACCCCTGGAAGTTCAG of the Lujinxingia sediminis genome contains:
- a CDS encoding TIGR04282 family arsenosugar biosynthesis glycosyltransferase — translated: MAHDEIVIFAKAPEAGRVKTRLQPELSADESATLYRAFVNDVLELVGGWAGREPGRRATLAWSGPDDGAMFQATDRLDIIKVEQGEGDLGTRMRRAIEGARARGAGRVVIVGTDSPTLSEEHLERAFEVLLQHDVVWGPSFDGGYYLVGVEALRAPEGLDAESVIFEDIAWSTASVLTQSWERANEAGLLSELLGFWYDVDTFEDVKMLEFHLLEYLERQGFEGARHTREVLLTWRHSGRLTR
- a CDS encoding glycosyltransferase family 2 protein yields the protein MTRVDEGQETLRRGGVWWPHRQVELPEELPAIDVLIPVLNEEESLPLVLDAIPKAWVRRVVVVDNGSEDRSAARARERGAEVVQELQRGYGAACLRGLRHLAEDPPDVVVFLDGDFSDFPSELPGVVEPILKGEAELVIGSRTLGAQEQGALLVQAVVGNKLACVLMELMYGYRFSDLGPFRAITWEALQGLRMRDEDFGWTVEMQIKAARQGIGAVEVPVSYRKRVGVSKITGTLKGTALASYKILYTLFAQYALEVTEAGHRGGSDA